The nucleotide sequence ATCTTCGAGATAACGTTTTACAGTGATTATTACAACTGatcaatattacaaaagaggcatttatattaaaggttcaatttaaatatcaaaaggGGTTgttaaagcaatttatattgaattagcAAATTTAATGATTGCGTTCTTGCTTTCCTTCTCGTATGCCATCTctccaaaattaaataattatgtattacagaaacataaacatagactaatattatgaagatgaATCATGTGGATGTacgtaatgttttcacataaaaaccacTACActcttttcaaaaataaattcacctATAGAAAGCAGCTTCGCTCTGTGAGACAGACTAAGGACGAGCGCCTAGTTACAGTATTCATAGTATCCACTTACATGGGGAAAAGTCATGGAATACGCATATCCATCTGGATTGAATACAGGAATAATCCAAAAACGATATTTGGTCAGGAGGTCAGCGTGTGCTTCACTCCGTTCTATAAGTTGGTACAGCACATACATAGCAGCTGCAACTGAGTGATGATCTCTACCTTGGATTCCTAATAGGACGCaagtatcatataaataaaattacagtaatataaatcgttacaattaacatatttaaatcaatcattattataatatagttttcatAAATCAGTTACCAGCAATTATCATAACAGTCTGTTTAGCTGATACTATTTGTCCACTAGTCGGATCATCTACAATCATCATATGAATCGGATTTTCCATGACGGTAAAATTTCCCGCAGTGATATCTATCCATTTGGCTACTGGACTTTCTTCGGCCCATTGCTTTAGctgtgatgttatctacaataatatttgtacataataatacataataataatatttttacataataaataagtttgagTTATTATGAAAGATTTACCTCGTGCAGCGTACGGGGTGAATTAAAACTAAGTTGTCTTAGTTTTATGAGATTGCAGGTtcgatttttcttaatttcttcttttaaagatttagTTGTTAGTTCAAAATCAACGAGCCCTTGTAAAATTCTGGTAGTCAATGTTGTTCCATTTTTGAAGTCATCGTCGTCATCATACTCCAGATGTGATAGTAATTCGGTAGTATTATCATATTCTTCTACACCATGAGATGTACCAGATTTTGCGTTGTTTACAGAACTATCCCTGCTAGCTTTGTCTTCAATGTCTTCGTAAGAATCTGTACtttcatgtaaatttttttttgtgctttcGCCTTCTTCATCGCCATACAGTACCATGTTATATGCATCAATTTCCTTATCtgtaattttctttacaatacCTTTTCGTCTCTGAACATCGATCGTGCGTATTGTTGTTTCTATTGCATTGTCATCTTCATCAATCATAAGCTTATTTGTAGAAGTATGTTGCAGACTTTCAATTGGTTTATATGTTGTACGCGTTGGAAATGCTTTATCAAATTTGATAAGATTGTCTGAATCGTCATCAAAGgtcaaaatattgaaaaagtcAGGCGTTCTCATTGGAACTATAATATCTGATAAAGGTGAAGTTCTTGTAGGATGTCttgatgttttatataatatctaaagttaaactattattgtttttatttatgcattagTAATTTGTCAACATAACATTTCAATgaatacttacaaatttatcAACAGTTCGTGGAGTTAGCGGTCCCAACGTCTTTTGCTTAGTGAAAAGAACAGTAGCTACTGGAGCATATTGTCTAACAACTTCGGTATTGGACCTCTGAATAAACTGTGGACCCGATGGAGGGCTTTCATCACGCTGGACGTGACGATCTCCACTGAATTTTAGTATCGGCCCAACCTGTTGTTCTCCCTTAAGaactattgaataatattcaataacatcAATCATCAATCAAACACACGtctatatcaaaaatatagataagatATAAGAGAAAACTTACCTTTGCTCTTTGGTTTTATGGGGggaattttatcattaataataaccGGAGATACTCTATCTAGGACTATGTCACCTTCATGACGCGCTATAGTTAAAGTTGTAGGCGGCACAAATCGTGTATACTCCTTGGATAGGTCCGGTGTTACTGTAGATGGGCGCAAAGTAGCTCTTTCAACAATCATCTTATCCTCAGCCATTTTAAGTGGTTGAATGTTAACAGCTACAATTTGTCTAGGTGTGTGGCGGATAGTTACATTTTCAACAATTTGGTTTCGGGGCGTTGGAAGGGGTACATCATCTTCCAATACTTTTACGATGAAAGCTTGTGTCGTTTCTGGATTAGAGCGCCATCGAGTGTATTCAGATAGGGCTCGTTTTCGGCGAAAGACTAACGATAAAATTTCACacgttattgtatttattgttattaataacatattttacataaatagtaCTGAATTCACCGAGCTTACATGATAGTGTACACAATGAACAATTATCATGTTCTGTGTAGATGTCTTTGAAACCATacgctaaataaatattaatgttaaataatattatcagaaAAGCACCAAAAttcatattaagaaatatattactatCACAGGTTGACGTGACATACTTCTGAAATGACGTTATAAAAGAAGAATTCATTAGAATAGCCAGAATTTAAAGGACTTTTAAAAgctctttgtatatttttcgttcaacatttatattcaaactaaataaaatacattattgcgagagaattattaatagaatttttaatgtttaactaTTTGAACATTTGATAATATAtgcctaaatatttatttatataaacattgaaaaacGTAAACTCagttcatattttaatgtcagtaaaaaataacaattagttTCATGATAGGTTTAGTTCAACTtacgtgaaaaatattttgatgtgtgttttatattacaaagtatTGAATATGTTGTTacaaattaaactatatatgGTTTCAGTGTTGTATTTGTTTGgaatattgtttatgatattatttccGCCCCGTAACTATGAGCAGTTAGTatctattttatgtacaatattcACACAATAAGACTGTCcggtaatatattaattaaattatttcaaacctACAAAAGTATCattgtatacaaattaataaccaCTCATTTCAGATCGGGTGCTAAAATGAGGAAAATACGGAGTACGGGAAGTAGCTTGAAGTATTTACAGTACATTGATcaagaaacattattaaatataaccaaTCGCATGGCGAAAGAAGATCCAGAAATGGTGCGATTAGTACACCTCACTCCACGCACTTCAAACAACAATTCTATAATAGCTCTAGAACTACACAGCGATACACATTCTAGGAAACCGGGCATACTCATTATAGGAAGTAAGTATCTTTAAACCTTTATTACATACTTTGCTTTGAATTTCAGTATGGGTTACGATCTCGTCATGTCATCTATTGGGTCATTGGGATGATAAAATCGAGAATCTAAAATCTTGTAAAATTACGATTACGATTATCAGTCAAGTCAATACCTTATACTGACGGTGgctagtattaattattagccATATATAGAAGCCAGTACAATTTTGGGAAATCAGTTTCTAAATGAATTTCGATTACAGCACTCAACGGTATGGTGTGGGGAACAACGAATGCAATAATCGAATTGGCTGAAAAACTATTATATGATGCTAATTATCAAACGCCCTTTTTTAATGACTATGACtggtaaaactttttattctgtacTTGATTATTCTATTTCGTGGATTCCTTAGTTAAATAGTCCTATATGTAATTGACTTTCAAAACTGTATTacattaactattattttatttaggtataatagatataatactcATATTTATTGCTTATGTATGCAACCTTAACCGCTTGTTGCTTGAATAATACAGTATTATTTATCTCGTGCATTTTATAAGCTTTATATTTCCAAAGGTACCTCATACCCGTAGTGAATCCAGATGCGCTTAATTTTACTAAAAGTTTGCGAAAGTTTCGACCTATCCAAGAACTGCTATGGTCACGTAATATCACCGCTAGAAATAACACCCGACCTTCTCTGTGGCACAAGAATGTAAATACAGAACTTGGGGACACCTGTTTTGGTACAAATATTAATCGGAATTTTGCCTATCATTGGCGAGGTAAGTGACTTTGATGTGATTGGGAAGGGACGGATTAACAAAAAGGAACATGTCAGATAGGTatcaatcattaaaatattcgatTAAGAATATCTAGTATCGGCCCATATTCtgttccttccccttcccagtcctttcctttattcctctcgccaatcctttcttaatcccctCCCagtttaaagtcggcaatccatttgtagaggcgtaaggtctgtaatcgactttacgcctctacaaatgttcatgggcggtgNNNNNNNNNNNNNNNNNNNNNNNNNNNNNNNNNNNNNNNNNNNNNNNNNNNNNNNNNNNNNNNNNNNNNNNNNNNNNNNNNNNNNNNNNNNNNNNNNNNNNNNNNNNNNNNNNNNNNNNNNNNNNNNNNNNNNNNNNNNNNNNNNNNNNNNNNNNNNNNNNNNNNNNNNNNNNNNNNNNNNNNNNNNNNNNNNNNNNNNNNNNNNNNNNNNNNNNNNNNNNNNNNNNNNNNNNNNNNNNNNNNNNNNNNNNNNNNNNNNNNNNNNNNNNNNNNNNNNNNNNNNNNNNNNNNNNNNNNNNNNNNNNNNNNNNNNNNNNNNNNNNNNNNNNNNNNNNNNNNNNNNNNNNNNNNNNNNNNNNNNNNNNNNNNNNNNNNNNNNNNNNNNNNNNNNNNNNNNNNNNNNNNNNNNNNNNNNNNNNNNNNNNNNNNNNNNNNNNNNNNNNNNNNNNNNNNNNNNNNNNNNNNNNNNNNNNNNNNNNNNNNNNNNNNNNNNNNNNNNNNNNNNNNNNNNNNNNNNNNNNNNNNNNNNNNNNNNNNNNNNNNNNNNNNNNNNNNNNNNNNNNNNNNNNNNNNNNNNNNNNNNNNNNNNNNNNNNNNNNNNNNNNNNNNNNNNNNNNNNNNNNNNNNNNNNNNNNNNNNNNNNNNNNNNNNNNNNNNNNNNNNNNNNNNNNNNNNNNNNNNNNNNNNNNNNNNNNNNNNNNNNNNNNNNNNNNNNNNNNNNNNNNNNNNNNNNNNNNNNNNNNNNNNNNNNNNNNNNNNNNNNNNNNNNNNNNNNNNNNNNNNNNNNNNNNNNNNNNNNNNNNNNNNNNNNNNNNNNNNNNNNNNNNNNNNNNNNNNNNNNNNNNNNNNNNNNNNNNNNNNNNNNNNN is from Zerene cesonia ecotype Mississippi chromosome 15, Zerene_cesonia_1.1, whole genome shotgun sequence and encodes:
- the LOC119832500 gene encoding uncharacterized protein LOC119832500, whose amino-acid sequence is MNFGAFLIILFNINIYLAYGFKDIYTEHDNCSLCTLSFFRRKRALSEYTRWRSNPETTQAFIVKVLEDDVPLPTPRNQIVENVTIRHTPRQIVAVNIQPLKMAEDKMIVERATLRPSTVTPDLSKEYTRFVPPTTLTIARHEGDIVLDRVSPVIINDKIPPIKPKSKGNGDRHVQRDESPPSGPQFIQRSNTEVVRQYAPVATVLFTKQKTLGPLTPRTVDKFILYKTSRHPTRTSPLSDIIVPMRTPDFFNILTFDDDSDNLIKFDKAFPTRTTYKPIESLQHTSTNKLMIDEDDNAIETTIRTIDVQRRKGIVKKITDKEIDAYNMVLYGDEEGESTKKNLHESTDSYEDIEDKASRDSSVNNAKSGTSHGVEEYDNTTELLSHLEYDDDDDFKNGTTLTTRILQGLVDFELTTKSLKEEIKKNRTCNLIKLRQLSFNSPRTLHEITSQLKQWAEESPVAKWIDITAGNFTVMENPIHMMIVDDPTSGQIVSAKQTVMIIAGIQGRDHHSVAAAMYVLYQLIERSEAHADLLTKYRFWIIPVFNPDGYAYSMTFPHRREWMKNLKQSWASCKARDSCKACELYGVRCTIQPCYGVNLDRNFEYQWIPTEELRSEHPCGPLFAGPRQLSEAETRALTHYLHEQKTPLYTFIAFKEGDVLRQRASSAAAAAYSISGRPYVAGQTSEFLPLYAGGIEDWVDGHLGIDNTYTVMMFRPSDSHNSRIITERVVHEAYAAIDTLLLQSVEPLGPPPVTITRSRANIVSPLPFLLLFLSTRLLYFAAL
- the LOC119832501 gene encoding carboxypeptidase B-like translates to MLLQIKLYMVSVLYLFGILFMILFPPRNYEQSGAKMRKIRSTGSSLKYLQYIDQETLLNITNRMAKEDPEMVRLVHLTPRTSNNNSIIALELHSDTHSRKPGILIIGTLNGMVWGTTNAIIELAEKLLYDANYQTPFFNDYDWYLIPVVNPDALNFTKSLRKFRPIQELLWSRNITARNNTRPSLWHKNVNTELGDTCFGTNINRNFAYHWRGK